One Endozoicomonas gorgoniicola DNA window includes the following coding sequences:
- a CDS encoding AhpA/YtjB family protein yields the protein MQSPIKFIKHITDRLYSLSIRNQLLLIFSLFFIAVIGSSGMIIRSEMNSASQHQSDTIGVLLSQQTASAATDMLVTGDRLSLSVLLNQLVQTPYVARAAIYSIDNRKIASSESEDSTTVSGQTYASPIHYQDVIAGYVRLQLDEALLTKNARDALVVITAVSLILLVAALIFLQIYATTLSSRLELVLRQLRSLLQTPLVNRDKSGNELNQLAHFVEQQLTEKLANSQSEDEEPEAEQDETSVVVCIRNKNLPRLRQLISHQDMMDILHTHTFAIEQAASLYNGEISYTPEGNAYIRFSSFDSSEFTQDALSCCLLIESVSRVIGENAIVKIQVGIGLCVSDDIPDFPGDESPSEVDSAAGNALMLASLPGEEGLNMLKEQLSWLPTELAEFSASGHAEDIVQITGIAEEQKKKINQQAYNLSRELERESV from the coding sequence TTGCAATCGCCGATTAAGTTCATCAAACACATCACCGATCGATTGTATTCGCTGTCGATACGAAACCAGTTGCTGCTGATTTTCAGCCTGTTTTTTATTGCCGTGATCGGCAGCAGCGGCATGATTATCCGTTCAGAAATGAACTCTGCCAGCCAGCATCAGTCTGACACCATTGGCGTTTTACTGAGTCAGCAAACAGCCAGTGCCGCCACCGACATGCTGGTCACCGGAGACCGTTTGAGCCTGAGTGTTCTTCTTAATCAGCTGGTACAGACGCCTTACGTTGCCAGGGCTGCGATTTACAGCATTGATAATCGCAAAATTGCCAGTTCAGAAAGTGAAGATTCCACGACGGTTTCCGGACAAACCTATGCATCGCCCATACACTATCAGGATGTTATTGCCGGTTATGTACGCCTGCAGCTGGACGAAGCCCTGTTGACCAAAAACGCCCGCGATGCGTTAGTGGTGATTACTGCCGTCAGCCTTATCCTGCTGGTTGCTGCACTGATTTTTCTGCAAATCTACGCCACAACGCTGAGCAGCAGGCTTGAACTGGTATTACGTCAGTTAAGAAGCTTATTGCAAACTCCGCTTGTTAACCGGGATAAATCCGGTAATGAACTGAACCAGCTTGCACACTTTGTGGAACAGCAGCTCACTGAAAAACTGGCTAACAGTCAGTCAGAAGATGAAGAGCCGGAAGCTGAGCAGGATGAAACGTCTGTGGTCGTCTGTATACGTAACAAAAACCTGCCACGGTTACGCCAGTTGATTTCCCATCAGGACATGATGGATATTCTTCATACTCACACCTTCGCTATCGAACAGGCTGCCAGCCTTTATAACGGTGAAATAAGCTACACCCCCGAAGGTAATGCCTATATCCGGTTTTCCAGTTTCGACAGCAGCGAGTTTACACAGGATGCCCTGAGCTGCTGCCTGTTAATTGAATCGGTCAGCCGGGTCATTGGCGAGAACGCCATTGTCAAAATTCAGGTGGGTATCGGGCTTTGTGTCAGCGATGATATTCCGGATTTTCCCGGAGACGAGTCTCCCAGCGAGGTAGACAGTGCCGCAGGTAACGCATTAATGCTTGCCAGCTTGCCGGGAGAAGAGGGTTTGAATATGTTGAAGGAGCAGTTAAGCTGGCTGCCAACGGAGCTGGCAGAGTTCAGCGCCTCTGGGCATGCAGAAGACATTGTTCAAATAACGGGTATTGCCGAAGAACAGAAAAAAAAGATCAATCAACAGGCTTATAACCTGAGCAGGGAACTGGAAAGAGAATCAGTATGA
- the serB gene encoding phosphoserine phosphatase SerB, whose product MSEILLINVTGQDKPGLTSSITSIMADYGLEILDIGQSVIHDTLTWGILVRLPEGKEAAPVIKELMFHFHEHNLQFNYQPVSDENYEHWVREQGKKRYILTLLARHVSAEQIARVSGITAEHGLNIDDIRRLSGRRSLKQEEQGSLSSCLQFSVRGISPDLAKLRSDFLHISSELDVDVAFQEDTVFRRNRRLVVFDMDSTLIEAEVIDLLADAAGAGEKVAEITERAMRGELDFNASFRERLAMLKGLDESVLQDIAEKLPMTEGAERLIKSLKALGYRTAILSGGFTYFARHLQEQLGIDYVYANELDIKEGKVTGKVKGDIVNGERKASLLQHIAVKEGVELDQVIAVGDGANDLPMLSVAGLGIAFRAKPLVQKNARQSISTLGLDSILYLLGFSEKDMESLSR is encoded by the coding sequence GTGAGCGAAATACTGCTGATTAATGTCACCGGGCAGGATAAACCCGGGCTGACCTCTTCCATTACATCCATTATGGCTGACTATGGTCTGGAAATTCTGGATATTGGCCAGTCGGTTATTCATGACACATTGACCTGGGGGATTCTGGTTCGTCTGCCTGAAGGAAAGGAAGCTGCACCGGTTATCAAAGAACTGATGTTCCATTTCCATGAACACAATCTGCAATTTAACTATCAACCCGTTTCTGATGAAAACTATGAACACTGGGTCAGAGAGCAGGGGAAAAAGCGTTATATTCTGACGTTGTTGGCCCGGCATGTATCCGCTGAACAGATTGCCAGAGTGTCGGGCATCACGGCAGAACACGGATTGAATATTGACGATATTCGTCGTCTTTCAGGGCGTCGTTCCCTGAAGCAGGAAGAACAGGGTAGCCTGTCCTCCTGTCTGCAGTTCTCTGTTCGTGGCATATCTCCTGATTTGGCTAAACTCCGTTCTGACTTTTTGCATATTTCGTCTGAGCTGGATGTCGATGTTGCTTTTCAGGAAGACACGGTCTTTCGCCGGAACCGACGTCTGGTTGTGTTTGATATGGACTCAACCCTTATTGAGGCCGAAGTGATTGACCTGCTGGCCGACGCTGCCGGAGCCGGCGAAAAGGTGGCAGAAATAACAGAGCGTGCAATGCGGGGTGAACTTGATTTTAACGCCAGTTTCCGTGAACGCCTTGCCATGTTGAAAGGGCTTGATGAGTCGGTGTTGCAGGACATCGCTGAAAAACTGCCAATGACAGAAGGGGCTGAGCGGCTGATCAAGAGCCTGAAGGCTCTCGGTTATCGAACTGCCATACTGTCTGGAGGATTTACCTACTTTGCCCGGCACCTGCAGGAGCAGTTGGGCATCGACTATGTGTATGCCAATGAACTGGATATTAAAGAGGGCAAAGTCACGGGCAAAGTGAAGGGCGATATTGTGAACGGTGAACGCAAAGCCAGCCTTTTGCAGCATATTGCCGTTAAAGAAGGCGTCGAACTGGATCAGGTCATCGCTGTGGGCGATGGTGCCAATGACCTGCCCATGCTGAGTGTTGCAGGTCTTGGTATTGCCTTTCGTGCCAAGCCCCTGGTGCAGAAAAATGCCCGACAGTCTATTTCTACTCTGGGGCTGGACAGCATTCTTTACCTGTTGGGATTCAGCGAAAAGGACATGGAGTCTTTAAGCCGTTAG
- the epmB gene encoding EF-P beta-lysylation protein EpmB, with product MNTKTSMITRSAPGVHTVNQKTVSDSWQMQLANCVTQPEELLEILGLNPSLLPAAISASKTFAMRIPRSYIARMEYGNPNDPLLKQVLPLEQELQQVAGFGFDPLGEKDKNPTEGVIHKYHGRLLMITSGACAVNCRFCFRRHFPYQDNQLSGRHLEDALNYIKNDDSIREVILSGGDPLAASDRRLQQLTEALADIAHVKVLRIHTRLPIVLPDRVTDDMLGWLGSTRLKTVIVLHCNHANEINGNVRTAVARLKQTGATVLNQAVLLRDVNDSVDALVELSEALFNAGAMPYYLHLLDKVQGAAHFDISRESAQDLVRGMMERCSGYLVPKLVQEIAGKAYKTIIPLN from the coding sequence GTGAATACAAAAACCTCTATGATAACCCGTTCCGCACCCGGTGTGCATACCGTCAACCAAAAGACTGTGTCTGACAGCTGGCAAATGCAGCTGGCAAACTGTGTTACTCAGCCAGAAGAACTGCTTGAAATTCTGGGTCTGAACCCGTCCCTTTTACCTGCGGCTATCAGTGCCAGTAAAACGTTTGCCATGCGGATTCCACGTTCATATATAGCACGTATGGAGTACGGCAACCCGAATGACCCACTGTTAAAGCAGGTATTGCCTCTGGAGCAGGAACTTCAGCAGGTTGCAGGCTTTGGATTCGACCCACTGGGCGAAAAGGATAAAAATCCAACCGAAGGGGTTATCCATAAATACCACGGCCGTTTATTGATGATCACCAGTGGTGCCTGTGCTGTTAATTGCCGTTTTTGCTTTCGCCGGCACTTTCCGTATCAGGACAACCAGCTGAGCGGCCGTCATCTTGAAGATGCACTGAACTATATAAAGAACGACGATTCTATCCGGGAAGTTATATTGTCCGGCGGTGATCCTCTCGCAGCCAGTGACCGCCGTTTACAGCAGTTAACTGAAGCATTGGCAGACATTGCGCATGTTAAAGTGCTGCGAATCCACACCCGCCTGCCTATTGTTCTGCCCGACCGGGTTACCGACGACATGCTGGGCTGGCTTGGTTCGACCCGATTAAAGACCGTTATTGTGTTGCACTGCAATCATGCTAACGAAATCAACGGCAATGTCAGAACAGCCGTTGCCCGACTGAAACAAACCGGTGCTACTGTGTTGAACCAGGCTGTTCTCCTGAGAGATGTTAATGATAGTGTCGATGCACTGGTTGAACTGAGCGAAGCACTGTTCAATGCTGGCGCTATGCCCTACTACCTGCACCTGCTCGATAAAGTTCAGGGGGCTGCGCATTTTGATATTTCCAGAGAATCAGCTCAAGATCTGGTCAGAGGTATGATGGAGCGCTGTTCCGGCTATCTTGTTCCCAAGCTGGTTCAGGAGATTGCAGGAAAAGCTTACAAGACCATCATTCCTTTGAATTGA
- the efp gene encoding elongation factor P: MASYSTNEFRSGLKVMLEGDPCVMIENEFVKPGKGQAFNRVKFRNLMTNRVWERTFKSGESIEAADVMDYDMEYLYTDGEFWHFMMTDGSYEQHAASSAAVGDTIDWLKEQEVYSVTLYNGAPLSVSAPNFVELQVVETDPGLKGDTAQGGSKPAKLSTGATVKVPLFIVEGEVLKIDTRTGEYVGRVK; the protein is encoded by the coding sequence ATGGCTAGTTATAGTACCAACGAGTTTCGTTCAGGACTTAAAGTAATGCTCGAAGGTGACCCATGCGTCATGATCGAGAACGAGTTTGTTAAACCCGGTAAAGGCCAGGCCTTTAACCGCGTTAAGTTCCGTAACCTGATGACTAACCGGGTTTGGGAGCGCACCTTCAAGTCTGGCGAAAGCATCGAAGCGGCTGACGTAATGGACTATGACATGGAGTACCTGTACACCGACGGTGAATTCTGGCACTTCATGATGACTGATGGTTCTTACGAGCAGCACGCTGCCAGCAGCGCGGCGGTGGGTGACACCATCGACTGGCTGAAGGAACAGGAAGTATACAGTGTAACGCTTTATAACGGTGCCCCGCTGTCCGTATCAGCTCCTAACTTCGTAGAGTTGCAAGTGGTAGAGACTGATCCGGGTCTGAAGGGTGATACGGCTCAGGGTGGCTCCAAGCCAGCCAAGCTGTCGACTGGTGCCACTGTAAAGGTGCCACTGTTTATCGTTGAAGGTGAAGTGCTGAAGATTGATACCCGTACCGGTGAGTACGTAGGTCGTGTGAAATAA
- the epmA gene encoding EF-P lysine aminoacylase EpmA: protein MTGDNWQPSASLMTLRKRATLLKDIRHYFDCQSVLEVETPMLSCAATVDVFIDSFQVQYQPLGEGQPRDCYLHTSPEFAMKRLLAAGSGDIYSLGRVFRNGEAGGRHNPEFTMLEYYRVGMDQQALMDDMTALLSSVSEFKEVGRVSYGEIFHQHLGINPHTASLSDLFKLVHQHIDPHLEELDRNDCLDLLFSSAIEPFLGQDASGQLAGVYVYDYPASMSALARIHTNKEGYKVAARFELFINGVELANGYHELTDASEQKQRFIKEQEKRRTQGYPVYPFDQHLVAALEHGLPDCAGVAIGIDRLLMLMLGKRAIADVISFDFNRA from the coding sequence ATGACCGGCGATAACTGGCAGCCGTCTGCTTCTTTAATGACACTGCGGAAAAGAGCCACACTACTCAAAGACATACGGCATTACTTTGACTGTCAGTCCGTTCTGGAAGTTGAGACGCCGATGCTTTCCTGCGCCGCAACGGTGGATGTGTTTATAGATAGCTTTCAGGTTCAGTACCAGCCTTTGGGAGAAGGTCAGCCAAGAGACTGTTACCTGCATACTTCGCCAGAGTTTGCGATGAAACGACTGCTGGCTGCAGGCAGTGGTGATATCTATTCGCTGGGCCGGGTCTTTCGCAATGGTGAAGCGGGAGGTCGGCACAACCCTGAATTTACCATGCTGGAGTATTATCGGGTAGGAATGGATCAGCAGGCTCTGATGGACGATATGACAGCACTGTTGAGCTCTGTCTCAGAATTTAAGGAGGTTGGCCGGGTCAGTTATGGCGAAATATTCCATCAGCACCTTGGCATCAATCCTCATACTGCGAGTTTAAGTGACCTCTTTAAACTGGTTCACCAACATATAGACCCTCATTTAGAAGAACTGGATCGAAATGACTGTCTTGACCTCCTGTTCTCTTCAGCCATCGAGCCCTTTCTTGGGCAGGATGCTTCCGGGCAACTCGCAGGCGTTTATGTTTATGACTACCCCGCCAGCATGTCAGCTCTGGCTCGAATCCATACTAATAAAGAAGGCTATAAAGTAGCTGCCCGATTTGAGTTATTTATTAATGGAGTCGAGCTGGCCAATGGATACCACGAGCTGACTGATGCCAGTGAGCAGAAGCAACGCTTTATAAAAGAACAGGAAAAGCGGCGAACTCAGGGTTATCCTGTTTATCCGTTTGACCAGCATCTGGTGGCTGCACTCGAGCATGGGCTTCCAGATTGTGCAGGTGTTGCCATTGGGATTGATCGACTCCTGATGCTGATGCTGGGTAAAAGAGCGATTGCAGACGTTATATCATTCGATTTTAACCGGGCCTGA